The stretch of DNA TGGCCCCTCGTGCGCCGGATGATCCACGCCACCGCCGACTTTGAGTACAAGGAGATCACCCGCTTCAGCCCCGGGTCCGTGGAAGCAGGCCTCCGCGCCCTCCAGGGAGGGGCCCGAATCTTGGTGGATGCCCGCATGATCGCCTGCGGTTTGAACCCCGAGCGCCTCAGGCTTTTCGGGAATGAGGTGGTGGAGCTTCTTTCCCATCCCGAGGTGGTGGCGAGGGCCAAGGCCACGGGGGGCACCCGGGCGGAGGCGGCGGTGCGCTACGCCGAGGAGAAAGGGCTTTTGGAAGGGGCCATCGTGGGCGTGGGCAACGCCCCCACCTTCCTCCTCGCCCTGGTGGAGGCGGTGAGGCGGGGAGCAAGGCCCGCCCTGGTGCTCGGCATGCCCGTGGGCTTCGTAAACGTCCTGGAGGCCAAGCAGGCCCTGATGGAGGCCCCCGTCCCCTGGATCGTCACCGAGGGGCGGAAGGGTGGGTCCACCCTGGTGGTGGCCGCCCTCCACGCCCTCCTGCGCCTGGCAGCGGACGGGGGCGTGGACACCTCGAGGGCTTACCGGGAGGGCTAGATGGTCTACCTCATCGGCATGGGCGCCCGGGGACGAGAAGGGCTTAGCCTCCTTGCCCTGAAGCGGGTGGAGGAGGCCGAGGTCCTCATTGGGGGAACGAGGCACCTCGCCCACTTCCCCGAGCACGGAGGGGAGAGGATCCCGGTGAAGGGCCCCCTGGAGGCCCTTTTGGACCTGGCAGAGGAGCGGGTCAGGGCGGGCAGGCGGGTGGCCTTCCTGGCCTCGGGGGACCCCCTTTTCCACGGCATTGGCAGGCGGGTCCTGGAACGCTTCCCCGAGGCGGAGGTCCACCCCGCCCCCACCGCCTTCCAGGAGGCCTTCGCCCGCCTGAGGCGGCCGTGGGACGAGGCCCGCTTCTTCTCCCTCCACGGGAGGCCCCTGGGGGGCGTGCTCCTGGAGGTGGCCCTCTCCCCCCTCTCCGTGGTCTACACCGACCCCGAGAACACCCCCAACAAGGTGGCGGAGTCCCTCCTCGCCATGGGGGCAGGCCCCTTCCGGGCCCACGTGGCGGAAAGGCTCGGGGAGGCGGACGAGCGGGTGCGGAGCTTCCCAAGCCTGGAAGCCGTGGTCCAGGAGCGCTTCTTGGACCCCAATGTGCTTGTCCTCGAGGCCCAAGGCCCCCTCCCCCCCCGTCTAGGCTTCTTCCCCGATGAAACCTTTGAGCAGCGGATCCCCAAGCGGGGCCTCATCACCAAGCGAGAGGTGCGGCTTCTGGCCTTAGGCCTCCTCGCCCTTCCCCCAGACGGCGTCCTCTGGGACATCGGGGCAGGCACGGGGAGCGTGGGGATTGAGGCGGCAAGGCTCGCCCCGTGGGGACAGGTCTACGCCGTGGAGAAAAACCCCGAGTCCTGGCCCCACATAGAGGAGAACGCCCGCCGCTTCGGCGCCCACAACCTGGTCCTGGTGCGGGGAGAAGCTCCCGAGGCCCTCAAGGGTCTTCCCGCCCCCCATGCCGTCTTCGTGGGGGGAAGCGGGGGGGAGATGCGGGGAATCCTATCGGAAAGCCTGAAGGCCCTCCGGCCCGGCGGGAGGCTGGTGGTGGCGGCCATCACCCTAGAAAACCTCCTGGAGGCCTACGGCTTCTTCCGGGAGATGGGCCTGAAGGTGGAGGGCATACAGGTGCAGGCGAGCCGGGTGGTGCCCCTCGGACCCTACCGCCGCTTGGAGGCGCAGAACCCCACCACGTTGCTCGCGGCCACGAAGGAGGGCGCATGAAGCTCTACCTTCTCGGCGTGGGCCCTGGGGACCCCGAGCTCCTCACCCTAAAGGCCCTTCGGCTCATCCAGGGGCTTCCCGTCCTCTTCTACCCCGAGGAGGAGGGGCGGGAGTCCCTGGCCCTGCGAGCGGCGAAGCCCCACATCCCCCCCGGCAAGCCCCTCCTGCCCCTACCCCTCTTCACGGGCCACGATCCCCAAGCCCGGGAGAGGGCACGTAGGCAGGCGGCGGAGACCATCCGGGAAGCCCTCGCCCGCTATGGGGAAGGGGGCTACCTGGTCCTGGGGGACAGCCTCCTTTACGCCTCCCCTCTCAACCTCCTCCCCCACCTGTCGGGAGTAGAGGTGGAGGCTGTCCCGGGCATCAGTGCCCACCAGCTGGCGGCCTCCCGCGTCCTCCGGCCCATCGCCTTGGGGGAAGGAGGGTTTGCCGCGGTGACGGGGCTCAAGGGAGTGGACCCTAGCGGATTAGACCGCTTCCAAAGCGTCTTCGTCTACAAGGCCAAGGACCTGGTTGGCCTAAGGGAAGCCTTTCCCGAAAGGAAGGGCTTCGCCTTCCTGCGGCTTGGGATGGAAGGGGAAAGGATCTTGCCCCTGGAGAGGGCCTGCGAGGTGGAGAGGGACTACTGGACGCTGGTGGGCCTATGGCGGGAGGAAACATGAGACCCGTGGTGCACGTGGTGGGCGGGGGGCCGGGGGACCCCGAGCTCCTCACGGTGAAGGGGGCCCGGCTCCTCCAGAAGGCCCGCCTCGTCCTTTTCACGGGAAGCCTCTTCCCCGAGGCGGTGCTTGGGGAGCTGGCACCCAAGGCCATCCTCCGGGACTCCAAGGGGATGGTCTTGGAGGAGATCGTCGCCCTCCTCGCCGAGGAAGCGCAGCGAGGCCCTGGGGTGGTACGGCTCCACTCGGGGGACCCAGGGCTTTACGGAACGCTTCTGGAGGAGAAGGAGGCCCTCGAGGGCCTGGGCGTGGAGGTGGAAGTGGTGCCGGGGGTCACCGCCGCCTTCGCCCTCGCCGCCCGGGCGGGCCTCGCCCTCACCGCCCCCGAGGTGGCCCAGGCGGTGGCCTTCACCCGGCTTGGGGTGCGCACCCCCATGCCGCCCGGCCAGGATCCCAAAGCCCTCGCCCGCCCCGGCCTCACCCTAGCGGTCTACCTCTCCGGCATGCACCCCAAAAGGCTCGCCCGGGACTTGCAGGAGGCGGGCCTGCCCGCGGACACCCCCGTCCTCTTTGGGCACAGGGTGGGGCAAGCGGGGGAGGAGGTAGGGCTCACGGACCTGTCGGGCCTCGCCCACCTTCCCGCCCGGGACACCACCGTCTTCCTGGTGGGGGAGGCCCTGCGGGCGAGGGGGGTGCGGAGCCGGCTTTACGACCCGGACTTCCGGCACCGGTACAGGAGGTGAAGATGGGGGAACTCTACCTGGTGGGCATGGGTCCAGGCGACCTCCCCGGCCTCACCCTGAGGGCCAGGGAGGCCCTGGAAAAAGCAGAAGTGGTCATCGGCTACAGCACCTATATCAAGCTCCTGGAGGAGATGGGGCTCCTTGGGGGCAAGGAAGTGATGCGCAAGGGGATGACGGAGGAGCTGGACCGGGCGGAGGAGGCGCTGGAACGGGCCCTCGCCGGGCAACGGGTGGCCCTGGTCTCGGGAGGGGACCCCGGGATCTACGGCATGGCCGCCCCCGTGCTGGAGCTCATGGAGGAGCAAGGCTTCCGCCGCGCGGACGGGGGCATGGGGCTCCCGGGGCGCTTCGCCCTTGGGGAAAAGAGCCTGGTCCTCGAGGTCATCCCCGGGGTCACGGCGGCCAACGCCGTGGCGAGCCTCTTGGGAAGCCCCCTAAGCCACGACACCTGCCTCATCAGCCTCTCCGACCTCCTCACACCCTGGCCCCTCATTGAGCGGAGGCTCCACGCAGCAGGCATGGGGGATTTCGTGGTGGTCCTCTACAACCCCCAAAGCAAAAGGCGAGACTGGCAACTGCGGCGGAGCGCCGAGATCCTCCTCGCCTTCCGCCCCAAGGAAACCCCCGCCGCCCTGGTGAAGAGCGCCTACCGCAAGCGGCAGGAAGTGACCCTCACCACCCTGGAGGGCCTCCTCTCCGCCGAGGCGGGGATGCTCACCACGGTGGTCATCGGCAACCAACAGAGCCGCTTTTTTGAGGGAACCTTCCTCACCCCGAGGGGCTACGGGCTCAAGTACCACCTGGAAACAGGCGAGCCCTTTCCCGGGGAAACCCCGGGCCTCTCCCTAAGGAGGCGGGATGCCTGAGCTTGGCCCCTTAAGGCCCGAAAGGGTGGCGGTCTACACCCTGACCCTACCGGGGCTTAAGGTGGCGGAGGCCATCCACCGGGCCCTTCCCGGGAGCACCCTCTACGTGGCGGGGAAGTACCGGGGGCTCTTGGAGGCCCACTTCTTTGACGAGCCCATCCGCCAGCTCCTGGAACGCACCTGGCCCCTCCATGACGGACATGTTTTCGTCATGGCAGCGGGCATCGTGCTGAGGGCCATCGCACCCCGCATCCTGGACAAGCGGGTGGACCCGGCGGTCCTAGTGGTGGACCTTAAGGGGCGCTACTTCATCCCCCTCCTCGCCGGCCACCTAGGCGGGGCCAACCCACTCGCCCGCTACCTGGCGGAGGCCCTAGGAGGAGAGGCCGTCCTCACCACGGGCACGGATAGCCTGGCCCTCCCCGCCCCCGATCTCCTGGCCAAGGCCCTTTCCGCCCGGGTTCCGGACTGGGAACCCCTTAAGGAGGTGTCTGCCCTTTTGGTGGACGGGAGGCCCGTGGGCTTTTACTCGGACTGCGTGGACCTAAGTCCCCTTGCCCGCTACCCCTCCTTGCGCATCCTCCCAAGCCCCCACCCCGAGGGGGTGGAGGCCATGGTCCTCTTCACGGTGAACAAACCCTTCCCCCTCCTCGTGCCTGCCCTCTTCGCCCATCCCCCGGCCCTGGTCCTGGGCCTCGGGTGCAACCGGGGAACCCCCTTGGAGGAGATCCGGCGGGAGGTCTTCCGCTTCCTCGAGGAGGGCGGGTTCGCCCGGGAGGCCCTGGCCCGGATTGCCACCGCTACCCTCAAGCAGGACGAGGCGGGGCTTCTGGCCTTTGCCGAGGAGATGGGGCTTCCCCTGGGCTTCCACCCCCCTGAGGTGCTCAACGCAAAGCCCATCCCCAACCCCTCGGAGGTGGTCTTCCGGCACACGGGGCTCTACGGGGTGGCGGAGGCGGCCGTCCTTGCGGAAGGGGCAAGGCTGATCGTGGAGAAGACCAAGCGGGGCAACCTCACCCTAGCCCTCGGAGTCCTGACCCTGGCCCTTCCGGAGGAGGCCTTGCCGTGATCCTCCTCGTGGCCCATGGCTCCCCCGACCCCCGGGCCCAAGCCCTGGCCCAGGGCCTTCGCAAGGGGCTCGCCCGGCGGCTCGGGGTGGAGGTACTTTTGGGCTTCATTGAGCACCAGCGGCCTACCCTCCTTGAGAGCGCCCTGGCCTTGGGGGAGAGAGGGGGCGGGGTAGTCCTCCCCCTCCTCCTCCTTGGGGCGGGGCACCTCAAGGCCGACCTCCCCTTAGCCCTGGAGGCGGCCCAGGTCCGCTACCCAGAAGCCCGCTTCCTCCTGGCCCGCCCCTTGGGGACCCATCCCGCCCTGGTGGGGTTGTGGGCAGAGCGCTTGCGGCGGCGGGGAGCTGGGGCGGAGGATGGGGCCATCCTGGTCCTCCGGGGGGGCACGGATCCCGGGGCCAACGCGGAAGGGGCCGCCCTGGCACGGCTTCTGGAGGAACGTGCCGGTCTTCCCGTGGTCCCCGCCTACGCCACCAAGGCCCGCCCCACCCCCAAGGAGGCGCTCCTGCGCCTCGCCGGGCTTAGGCCGAAGCGGGTCTTCCTTCTCCCCCACCTTTTCTTCCGCGGGGTGGTGGAGGAGAGGCTCCTTGGCCGGGTCCAGGGGCTTTCCCTGGAAGTCCTACCCCCCCTTATGGGCCATCCCGCTCTCCTCGAGGCCCTGGCGGACCGCTACCGGGAGGCCTTGGAAGGGGGCCACGCCCCCTGCGACACCTGCCGGTTCCGCTTCCCCATAGGCCGCTTTGCCCCCCGGCGGGAAGCCCAGATTGCGGGCCTTCGTGCCCTTCGCCATGCCCTCTTCGCCCCGGGACGCCACCCCCACGGACCTTTCACCCACCTCCTCCTCTGCACGGGGGAAGCCTGCCGGGAGGGCGGGGCTTTGGCCTTCCTCCGCGCCCTAGAGGAGGGGCTAAGGGACCTGGCCCCCCTGGTCCAGCTCACCCCCACCCCCTGCCTCGGGCGGTGCGGGAAGGGGCCCATCCTCGTGGCCTATCCCGAAGGGGTCGTCTACGGAGGGCTCGGGCCAGGGGACGTACTCCCCCTACGGAGGACCCACCTGGAAGGGGGGGAGGTTTTCGCTCCCAGACTCTTGGAGGTGATCTAGATGGCATGCCATGAGCTCTCGGCCCTTAGGATTGCTTTGGGAGAACTTTTGGAGAAGGATGCGCATGACCTCGCCCACGAACGGGAGGAGCTCGCCCCCGTCCTAGAGGGGCGGCCCGAAATCCGGCGCCTCTCCGAGGCCAAGACCCTCCCCGCCATGGAGGCGGCCCTCCGGGAGGCCCTCCTCCACCTGGAGGAGCAGGCCGCCCGGGCGCCCGAAGAACCCTACTGGCGCGGCCTCCTCCTCACGGCAGAGGCCGCCCTAAGCCGCCTCCAGGCCATGAGGCGGGAGATGGAGGCCCTTTACGGGGACCTGGACGCCCTCCACCACCGCCTCCATCGCCTCTTCCCGAGAAAGCGAGGATGAGGGGCAAGGTCTACCTAGTGGGAGCGGGGTTTGGGGGGCCCGAGCACCTCACCCTGAAAGCGCTCAGGGTCCTGGAGGCGGCGGAGGTGGTCCTTCACGACCGCCTAGTCCACCCCGGGGTCCTGGCCTTGGCCAAGGGGGAGAAGGTCTTCGTGGGCAAGGAGGGTTATGGGGAAAGGACCTCCCAGGAAGCCATCACCGAAAGGCTCGTCGCCCTGGCGCGGGAGGGGAAGGTGGTGGCGCGGCTCAAGGGAGGGGACCCCATGGTCTTCGGTCGGGGCGGGGAGGAGGCCCTGGCCCTGAAGCGGGCGGGTATCCCCTTTGAGGTGGTCCCCGGCGTCACGAGCGCCGTGGGGGCCCTGAGCGCCCTGGGCTTTCCCCTCACCTTCCGTGGCCTTTCCCGAAGCTTCGCCGTGGCCACGGGACACGACCCCCGCCTGCCCCTCCCCCTGGCGGATACCCTGGTCCTCCTCATGCCCCTCCATGCCCTTGAAGGCCTAAAGGCAAGGCTCTTGGAGCGGTATCCCCCCGACACGCCCCTCGCCCTCCTGGCCCGGGTAGGTTGGCCGGGCGAAGAGGTGCGGCTCGGCCGGGTCCGGGACCTGCCGGGCCTTGGAGCGGGCCTCCCCTCGCCGGTCCTCCTGGTGGTGGGGGAGGTGGTGGGGCTTTACGAGGAGTTGCGGTGAGCCTCCTCCTCGCCCTCCTCCTGGACGCCCTCCTGGGCGAGCCCCCCGCCCGGCTCCACCCCGTGGTCTGGATGGGGCGGTACCTGGCGTGGGCCTGGGGGCGGGTGCGGGGGTTCGGGTCCGGTGCCTTCTACTGGACCTTGGGCGCCCTCCTCTTCACCCTCCCCGCCCTCCTCCTGGACCTCCTCCTCCGCCCCCTGGCCTGGGGAGGGCTCCTCCTTGGCCTCCTCCTCAAACCCCTTTTCAGCCTGCGCATGCTCCTCGCCGAGGTGGCGGGGGTGGAGAGGGCCCTAGGGGAGGGCCTAGGGGAAGCGCGGAAGCGGCTATCCGGGCTGGTGAGCCGAAGGACGGGGGACCTTTCCGAGGAGGAGGTGCGGGAGGCGGCCCTGGAAACCCTGGCGGAAAACCTCTCCGATAGCCTCGTCGCCCCCCTCCTCTACTACGCCCTCTTCGGGCTTGGCGGGGCCGCCCTCTACCGCTACGCCAACACCGCCGACGCCATGTGGGGCTACCCCGAGCACGGGGCGCGGGGCGCCTTCGCCGCCCGGGCGGACGACCTCCTCAACCTCCTCCCCGCCCGCCTCACGGGCCTCCTCCTCTGCCCCCCGAGGCTTTGGGGAAGGCTTTGGGAAGAGGCCCGCAAAACCCCCTCCCCCAACGCCGGCTTCCCCATGGCCGCCTTAGCCCTCGCCCTGGGGGTCCGCCTCAGGAAGCGCGGAGCCTACGCCCTGAACCCCGACGCCCCCTCCCCAACCCCCCGCCACCTCTCCGCGGGGCTTCGCCGCGTGGGGCTTCTCGGGTATGGGGTGGGGGTGGCCCTGGGGGTGGCGCTCCACCTCCTCGGCCGGTAGGCTGGGCCAAGGTCTTGGGAGGGAGGATACCTATCATGGAGGGCATGCTGGACGATGTGCTAAGGCCCATCCACGGCGGGCCCGACGGGGGGCCTGAGCCCCTCTACGACTTCTCCACCAACGCCAACGCCCTGGGGCCCAACCCCGTGATACTCGCCTACCTCAGGCGGGCCGACCCGAGCCGCTAC from Thermus brockianus encodes:
- a CDS encoding CbiX/SirB N-terminal domain-containing protein translates to MILLVAHGSPDPRAQALAQGLRKGLARRLGVEVLLGFIEHQRPTLLESALALGERGGGVVLPLLLLGAGHLKADLPLALEAAQVRYPEARFLLARPLGTHPALVGLWAERLRRRGAGAEDGAILVLRGGTDPGANAEGAALARLLEERAGLPVVPAYATKARPTPKEALLRLAGLRPKRVFLLPHLFFRGVVEERLLGRVQGLSLEVLPPLMGHPALLEALADRYREALEGGHAPCDTCRFRFPIGRFAPRREAQIAGLRALRHALFAPGRHPHGPFTHLLLCTGEACREGGALAFLRALEEGLRDLAPLVQLTPTPCLGRCGKGPILVAYPEGVVYGGLGPGDVLPLRRTHLEGGEVFAPRLLEVI
- a CDS encoding SAM-dependent methyltransferase, whose amino-acid sequence is MKLYLLGVGPGDPELLTLKALRLIQGLPVLFYPEEEGRESLALRAAKPHIPPGKPLLPLPLFTGHDPQARERARRQAAETIREALARYGEGGYLVLGDSLLYASPLNLLPHLSGVEVEAVPGISAHQLAASRVLRPIALGEGGFAAVTGLKGVDPSGLDRFQSVFVYKAKDLVGLREAFPERKGFAFLRLGMEGERILPLERACEVERDYWTLVGLWREET
- a CDS encoding bifunctional cobalt-precorrin-7 (C(5))-methyltransferase/cobalt-precorrin-6B (C(15))-methyltransferase is translated as MVYLIGMGARGREGLSLLALKRVEEAEVLIGGTRHLAHFPEHGGERIPVKGPLEALLDLAEERVRAGRRVAFLASGDPLFHGIGRRVLERFPEAEVHPAPTAFQEAFARLRRPWDEARFFSLHGRPLGGVLLEVALSPLSVVYTDPENTPNKVAESLLAMGAGPFRAHVAERLGEADERVRSFPSLEAVVQERFLDPNVLVLEAQGPLPPRLGFFPDETFEQRIPKRGLITKREVRLLALGLLALPPDGVLWDIGAGTGSVGIEAARLAPWGQVYAVEKNPESWPHIEENARRFGAHNLVLVRGEAPEALKGLPAPHAVFVGGSGGEMRGILSESLKALRPGGRLVVAAITLENLLEAYGFFREMGLKVEGIQVQASRVVPLGPYRRLEAQNPTTLLAATKEGA
- a CDS encoding DUF3209 family protein is translated as MACHELSALRIALGELLEKDAHDLAHEREELAPVLEGRPEIRRLSEAKTLPAMEAALREALLHLEEQAARAPEEPYWRGLLLTAEAALSRLQAMRREMEALYGDLDALHHRLHRLFPRKRG
- the cobJ gene encoding precorrin-3B C(17)-methyltransferase gives rise to the protein MGELYLVGMGPGDLPGLTLRAREALEKAEVVIGYSTYIKLLEEMGLLGGKEVMRKGMTEELDRAEEALERALAGQRVALVSGGDPGIYGMAAPVLELMEEQGFRRADGGMGLPGRFALGEKSLVLEVIPGVTAANAVASLLGSPLSHDTCLISLSDLLTPWPLIERRLHAAGMGDFVVVLYNPQSKRRDWQLRRSAEILLAFRPKETPAALVKSAYRKRQEVTLTTLEGLLSAEAGMLTTVVIGNQQSRFFEGTFLTPRGYGLKYHLETGEPFPGETPGLSLRRRDA
- the cbiB gene encoding adenosylcobinamide-phosphate synthase CbiB, whose amino-acid sequence is MSLLLALLLDALLGEPPARLHPVVWMGRYLAWAWGRVRGFGSGAFYWTLGALLFTLPALLLDLLLRPLAWGGLLLGLLLKPLFSLRMLLAEVAGVERALGEGLGEARKRLSGLVSRRTGDLSEEEVREAALETLAENLSDSLVAPLLYYALFGLGGAALYRYANTADAMWGYPEHGARGAFAARADDLLNLLPARLTGLLLCPPRLWGRLWEEARKTPSPNAGFPMAALALALGVRLRKRGAYALNPDAPSPTPRHLSAGLRRVGLLGYGVGVALGVALHLLGR
- a CDS encoding cobalt-precorrin 5A hydrolase, translating into MPELGPLRPERVAVYTLTLPGLKVAEAIHRALPGSTLYVAGKYRGLLEAHFFDEPIRQLLERTWPLHDGHVFVMAAGIVLRAIAPRILDKRVDPAVLVVDLKGRYFIPLLAGHLGGANPLARYLAEALGGEAVLTTGTDSLALPAPDLLAKALSARVPDWEPLKEVSALLVDGRPVGFYSDCVDLSPLARYPSLRILPSPHPEGVEAMVLFTVNKPFPLLVPALFAHPPALVLGLGCNRGTPLEEIRREVFRFLEEGGFAREALARIATATLKQDEAGLLAFAEEMGLPLGFHPPEVLNAKPIPNPSEVVFRHTGLYGVAEAAVLAEGARLIVEKTKRGNLTLALGVLTLALPEEALP
- the cobA gene encoding uroporphyrinogen-III C-methyltransferase encodes the protein MRGKVYLVGAGFGGPEHLTLKALRVLEAAEVVLHDRLVHPGVLALAKGEKVFVGKEGYGERTSQEAITERLVALAREGKVVARLKGGDPMVFGRGGEEALALKRAGIPFEVVPGVTSAVGALSALGFPLTFRGLSRSFAVATGHDPRLPLPLADTLVLLMPLHALEGLKARLLERYPPDTPLALLARVGWPGEEVRLGRVRDLPGLGAGLPSPVLLVVGEVVGLYEELR
- a CDS encoding cobalt-precorrin-4/precorrin-4 C(11)-methyltransferase; its protein translation is MRPVVHVVGGGPGDPELLTVKGARLLQKARLVLFTGSLFPEAVLGELAPKAILRDSKGMVLEEIVALLAEEAQRGPGVVRLHSGDPGLYGTLLEEKEALEGLGVEVEVVPGVTAAFALAARAGLALTAPEVAQAVAFTRLGVRTPMPPGQDPKALARPGLTLAVYLSGMHPKRLARDLQEAGLPADTPVLFGHRVGQAGEEVGLTDLSGLAHLPARDTTVFLVGEALRARGVRSRLYDPDFRHRYRR